In a single window of the Azotosporobacter soli genome:
- a CDS encoding methyl-accepting chemotaxis protein, which yields MMNSSLKVKIIGIMALFMCCLVALLSYISISATLQRGETRLHEYQETLYKQKTDNMKNLVEAVSSTTNSMSEAEAKNFVRNARYGSDGYFLVINSSGNVVVHIDPLLEGKELSAVRDANNNAFLLKLLEQCRDKGEGNVEYMWMKPGAAKAEAKSSYGKSIGKWNWIVITGIYLDDVEAAVQKEENLIHQEIWSTVQRYLLISALALLLIVALATFFINRYITQPLAGAITKVNNYAAKMEDTVTTQASFSLELSSSVSEISATMEEFSSSAVLIANHSQGVADSAAQTLQRTREGVAEVEGLMGKMKEIYNDNQVNIQEIVALGHKSNEVSKIMEFINNIASQTRLIAFNAALEAASAGEAGKRFGVVALEIRRLADSVMESTKEIEGKITEIVAAVSRQVVASEKNTKGIEEGMAYSERTVSIIYDIENAADQTTDAVSQIVLSIQQQQTAGEQVLTALRQIKQGTNENTTMIQQTKTISKELSDLAEELEQVVKRGSETAARKGTDA from the coding sequence ATGATGAATAGCAGTTTAAAAGTTAAAATCATCGGGATCATGGCATTATTTATGTGTTGTCTGGTCGCGCTATTATCGTATATTTCGATTTCCGCGACGCTGCAGCGAGGCGAAACCCGTCTGCATGAATATCAGGAAACGCTGTACAAACAAAAGACGGATAATATGAAGAATTTGGTGGAGGCCGTTTCTAGCACGACAAACTCGATGTCGGAGGCGGAGGCGAAGAATTTTGTGCGTAACGCTCGTTACGGCAGTGACGGTTATTTTTTGGTGATTAATAGCAGCGGCAATGTCGTGGTTCATATCGACCCTCTGTTGGAAGGCAAAGAGCTGTCGGCTGTGCGTGATGCCAATAATAACGCGTTTTTGTTGAAATTGCTTGAGCAGTGCAGAGATAAAGGCGAAGGCAATGTCGAATACATGTGGATGAAGCCTGGCGCGGCAAAAGCCGAAGCGAAATCGTCCTACGGCAAGTCCATCGGCAAGTGGAATTGGATTGTTATCACAGGAATTTACCTGGATGATGTGGAGGCGGCTGTTCAGAAAGAAGAGAATTTGATTCACCAGGAAATTTGGAGTACGGTACAGCGATATTTGTTGATTTCGGCGTTGGCGCTATTGCTGATTGTGGCGCTGGCCACTTTCTTTATCAACCGCTACATCACTCAGCCGCTGGCGGGTGCGATTACCAAGGTGAACAATTATGCGGCGAAGATGGAAGATACGGTGACAACCCAAGCCAGTTTCTCGTTGGAACTCTCTTCTTCGGTCAGTGAAATATCCGCGACGATGGAAGAATTCTCTTCTTCGGCCGTTCTAATCGCCAATCACAGTCAGGGTGTAGCCGACAGTGCAGCACAGACGCTGCAGAGGACGCGGGAAGGCGTCGCAGAGGTAGAAGGCCTGATGGGAAAAATGAAAGAAATATACAATGATAACCAGGTGAACATTCAGGAAATTGTTGCTTTGGGGCATAAGTCGAACGAAGTTAGCAAGATCATGGAGTTCATCAATAATATTGCGAGCCAGACACGCTTGATCGCGTTCAATGCAGCCTTGGAAGCGGCCAGCGCGGGAGAAGCGGGGAAACGTTTTGGCGTGGTTGCTCTTGAAATCCGCCGTCTGGCCGATAGCGTGATGGAATCGACTAAGGAAATTGAGGGGAAGATTACGGAAATTGTCGCAGCCGTGAGTCGCCAAGTTGTTGCTTCGGAAAAAAACACGAAGGGAATTGAAGAGGGCATGGCGTATTCGGAGCGAACTGTGTCGATTATTTATGACATTGAGAATGCTGCCGATCAGACGACGGATGCCGTCAGCCAGATCGTCCTGTCGATCCAACAACAACAGACTGCAGGAGAACAAGTGCTGACCGCGCTGCGTCAAATCAAACAAGGGACAAATGAAAATACGACAATGATCCAACAAACCAAGACGATCAGCAAGGAATTGAGCGATTTGGCGGAAGAGCTGGAACAAGTTGTCAAGCGTGGCAGTGAAACTGCGGCAAGAAAAGGAACCGACGCCTAG
- a CDS encoding chemotaxis protein CheW has protein sequence MTDDVLKSDLILKQIEQSGFAEKVVEVDEETMGLLIVQLGERLFALPGSEAREIMPFSASTWIPGATAILPGVMNIRGDVAAVIDVKKVLTVPEAGSGAGCFFVLLRHGDGRSGLLVDDIVDVIELSVAENMPLLSSLDVGWQRFAASQFDYQGRIVTVLKVEQLIEAVRL, from the coding sequence GTGACGGATGATGTGTTGAAAAGTGATTTGATTCTTAAACAAATCGAACAGAGCGGCTTTGCGGAAAAGGTCGTCGAAGTGGATGAGGAAACGATGGGTCTGTTGATTGTCCAATTGGGAGAGCGATTATTTGCTCTCCCGGGCAGTGAAGCGCGGGAAATTATGCCATTTAGCGCAAGCACATGGATTCCGGGGGCAACAGCGATATTGCCCGGGGTAATGAATATTCGGGGCGATGTGGCTGCCGTGATTGACGTCAAGAAAGTCCTAACGGTGCCTGAAGCCGGAAGCGGCGCAGGCTGTTTTTTTGTATTGCTGCGTCACGGAGACGGTCGCAGCGGACTTCTCGTGGATGATATCGTGGATGTTATCGAACTGTCTGTCGCTGAAAATATGCCGCTTCTCTCCAGTTTAGATGTCGGCTGGCAGCGTTTTGCCGCCAGCCAGTTTGATTATCAGGGACGGATCGTTACGGTGTTAAAGGTAGAACAATTGATTGAAGCGGTACGGCTTTGA